A section of the Roseivirga sp. BDSF3-8 genome encodes:
- a CDS encoding IS1182 family transposase, producing MSEKIVFKDYNPKQIMLLPPSLEELIEADHPVRVVNEVVDRLDIAPLLTGYKPGGTSVYHPRMLLKILIYGYMSNIYSTRKLEAAIGQNVHFMWLAGMNKPDHNTIARFRCDRLKDSLKVIFAQIVMFLVDEGLLDLKTVYTDGTKIEAQANRYTFVWGRSIKTNTEKISQQLEELWDYTQRVAEDELYQEKPDFSKIDARKVSDTIDRIDQALTGKKIAKGKRQKLTYARKNWPGKLAEYQQKQAILGQRNSYSKTDHDATFMMMKEDHMRNGQLKPGYNLQISTSNQYLVNYTIHQNPTDTLTLQPHLKNYQQLYNTLPDTICADAGYGSEENYDYLKDKVEKAYVKYNYFHKEQTRKWKQDISKSQNLHYNEEQDKVYCPAGQPMDHIGKRKTKTKSGYEQTYAQYQARNCLECPLRSGCFKAKGNRIVEINHNLRTHKQKVRDMLMSDQGIAHRKQRPADVETVFAAIKHNRGFRRFMMRGTEKVEIEAGLLAIAHNLLKKAS from the coding sequence ATTGCCCCTCTATTGACTGGTTATAAGCCTGGCGGTACATCAGTATATCATCCAAGGATGCTGCTTAAAATATTGATTTACGGGTATATGAGTAATATCTACTCTACCCGCAAGTTGGAGGCAGCTATTGGTCAAAACGTTCACTTCATGTGGTTGGCAGGTATGAACAAGCCTGACCATAACACTATTGCCCGTTTTCGATGCGATCGGTTGAAAGATAGCCTGAAGGTGATCTTTGCTCAGATTGTAATGTTCTTAGTTGATGAGGGCCTACTGGACTTAAAGACAGTTTACACCGACGGCACCAAGATAGAAGCCCAGGCTAATCGCTACACGTTTGTGTGGGGCAGGTCTATTAAGACCAATACCGAAAAGATAAGCCAACAGCTTGAAGAGTTGTGGGACTATACCCAGCGGGTGGCAGAAGACGAGTTATATCAGGAAAAGCCTGATTTTAGCAAAATCGATGCTCGAAAGGTTAGTGATACTATTGATAGGATTGACCAGGCACTCACGGGCAAGAAGATAGCAAAAGGGAAGAGGCAGAAGCTTACCTATGCACGAAAAAACTGGCCTGGGAAGCTGGCTGAATACCAGCAGAAGCAAGCTATACTGGGACAACGAAACAGCTATTCAAAGACTGACCACGATGCAACCTTTATGATGATGAAGGAAGACCATATGCGAAATGGACAGCTCAAGCCGGGCTATAACCTTCAGATCAGCACCTCCAATCAATACTTGGTAAACTACACGATCCATCAAAATCCTACCGACACCCTAACGTTACAACCCCATCTTAAGAACTATCAGCAGTTATATAACACCCTGCCTGACACTATATGCGCTGATGCAGGATATGGTAGCGAAGAGAACTATGACTATCTGAAAGATAAAGTAGAGAAGGCCTATGTAAAGTATAATTACTTCCATAAGGAGCAAACCAGAAAATGGAAGCAAGACATATCTAAATCTCAGAACCTGCATTACAACGAAGAGCAGGATAAGGTCTATTGCCCGGCAGGCCAGCCAATGGATCATATAGGAAAGCGAAAAACAAAAACTAAGTCGGGTTATGAACAAACTTATGCACAATATCAGGCCAGAAACTGCCTGGAGTGTCCATTAAGGAGCGGTTGTTTTAAAGCAAAAGGCAACCGGATAGTTGAGATCAATCATAACCTTAGAACTCACAAGCAAAAAGTGCGGGATATGCTTATGAGTGACCAGGGAATAGCTCATCGCAAGCAGCGACCGGCAGATGTAGAAACTGTGTTCGCAGCCATCAAACACAACCGGGGCTTCCGCAGATTTATGATGCGGGGAACAGAGAAAGTCGAAATAGAAGCCGGACTACTGGCTATTGCACATAACCTGCTCAAAAAGGCTTCATAG